The Brenneria rubrifaciens genome has a window encoding:
- a CDS encoding branched-chain amino acid ABC transporter permease, with protein sequence MDAAIFFQQMVNGMSLGSMYALIAIGYTMVYGVLRLINFAHADIMMVGAFLALFGSTSFEMPFGAAILFAVLFSALLGVCIDQIAYRPLRQASKISMLITAIGVSFFLENLFNVIFGGSPRFFSTPEFFNQTISMGGIIITNVAWLVPLVTLILLGCILFILYRTRQGMAIRAVAFDVNTVRLMGIDANHIIAFVFALGSSLAALGGIFYATSYPTIDPLMGVLIGLKAFAAAVLGGIGSVTGAVIGGFILGFTEVVAVAVFPELGGYKDAFAFMFLILVLLFRPVGIMGDERLERSRF encoded by the coding sequence ATGGATGCTGCCATTTTCTTCCAGCAAATGGTTAACGGCATGAGTCTGGGCAGTATGTATGCGCTGATTGCTATTGGTTACACCATGGTTTACGGCGTTTTACGGCTGATCAACTTCGCTCATGCCGATATTATGATGGTTGGCGCGTTTCTTGCCCTATTTGGGTCAACCTCATTTGAGATGCCTTTCGGAGCGGCTATTTTATTTGCGGTTCTGTTTTCGGCATTGCTGGGCGTATGTATCGATCAGATAGCCTATCGCCCTTTGCGTCAGGCGTCTAAAATATCCATGTTGATCACCGCGATTGGCGTGAGCTTTTTTCTAGAGAATTTGTTTAACGTTATTTTTGGCGGAAGCCCGCGTTTCTTTTCGACCCCCGAGTTTTTCAATCAGACCATCTCGATGGGCGGCATTATCATTACCAATGTCGCCTGGCTGGTGCCGCTGGTGACGCTGATTTTGCTGGGATGCATTCTTTTTATTCTCTACCGCACCCGTCAGGGAATGGCCATTCGCGCTGTGGCATTTGACGTGAATACCGTGCGCTTAATGGGGATCGATGCCAATCATATTATCGCCTTTGTCTTTGCGCTCGGAAGCTCGCTGGCTGCGCTTGGCGGGATTTTCTATGCCACCAGTTATCCGACGATCGATCCCTTGATGGGGGTATTGATTGGTCTGAAGGCGTTTGCCGCCGCCGTATTGGGGGGAATAGGCAGCGTAACGGGGGCGGTGATCGGCGGTTTTATCCTGGGGTTCACCGAAGTGGTCGCCGTCGCGGTATTTCCTGAGCTGGGCGGATATAAAGACGCCTTTGCGTTTATGTTTCTAATCTTGGTTCTGCTATTCAGACCGGTAGGCATTATGGGTGATGAAAGACTGGAAAGGAGCCGTTTCTGA
- a CDS encoding branched-chain amino acid ABC transporter permease, with protein sequence MLLVLLTLQSVFDDYIIRIVSNVFIFMILAVSYNLINGVTGQLSLEPNGFVAVGAYITAILLLSADTKLEMYEMASPSALVLALHTSFLPALIISGICASLLAVCLAFPVFRVRGDYLAIVTLGFGFIIKILAINNPQITNGAIGLNEIPQAGNMLYWCGFIALIAVLLILQIVYSKYGRAMKAVRDDEDAAIAMGINTFKIKTCAFATSAFLEGIGGGLLASLLTIISPDLFDFMLTFQLLIIIVLGGLGSTTGAILGTIVVVGSGEWLRFLDQPLSLFGEDLGAYPGLRMVVFSLVLLIIMLFAREGLLGKQEIWEINRKRQHGK encoded by the coding sequence ATGCTGCTGGTCTTGCTGACCTTGCAGAGTGTGTTTGACGATTACATCATCCGTATTGTCAGTAATGTTTTTATTTTTATGATCCTGGCGGTGAGTTACAACCTGATTAACGGCGTCACGGGGCAATTATCCCTTGAGCCCAACGGCTTTGTGGCCGTCGGCGCCTACATTACCGCCATTCTGCTGTTAAGCGCGGACACCAAGCTGGAAATGTATGAGATGGCGTCCCCCAGCGCGCTGGTGCTGGCGCTGCATACCTCTTTTTTGCCCGCGTTGATTATCAGCGGGATCTGCGCCTCGCTGCTGGCCGTGTGTCTGGCCTTTCCGGTTTTCCGGGTGCGCGGCGACTATCTGGCGATTGTGACGTTGGGGTTTGGTTTTATTATTAAAATCCTGGCAATTAATAATCCGCAAATCACCAATGGCGCCATTGGTCTGAATGAAATTCCCCAGGCCGGCAATATGCTGTACTGGTGCGGTTTTATTGCCCTTATCGCCGTGTTGCTCATTTTACAGATCGTGTATTCAAAATATGGACGGGCGATGAAAGCCGTGCGTGATGATGAAGACGCCGCGATTGCAATGGGGATTAATACCTTCAAAATTAAAACCTGCGCCTTTGCCACCAGCGCCTTTCTGGAAGGAATTGGCGGCGGTCTACTGGCATCGCTGCTGACGATTATTTCGCCCGATCTGTTTGACTTCATGCTGACGTTCCAGTTGCTGATCATCATTGTCTTGGGTGGGTTGGGCAGTACCACCGGCGCGATTCTGGGAACGATTGTGGTGGTGGGCAGCGGCGAGTGGCTGCGTTTCCTCGATCAGCCGCTGAGTCTGTTTGGCGAGGATCTGGGGGCTTATCCCGGTTTGCGTATGGTTGTTTTTTCATTGGTACTGCTGATCATTATGCTTTTTGCCCGCGAAGGGTTGTTGGGTAAGCAAGAGATCTGGGAAATTAACAGGAAGCGTCAACATGGAAAATAA
- a CDS encoding sensor domain-containing diguanylate cyclase: MLLKLFNHIGLRRLILLLSVTSALIMLANSFYASYRVQRQLLIDNTLEANRVYAAKLAATTDTFFRTSLQQLTYSADKVAEKMDDIGTLNEETKRVTLQSRSFNTVSIADEHGVVKSTFPEAPQWIGQKITTAGVKQALQKKTPLISAPYVSVANNLIVLVSVPIFTRDGRYKGFIGGAIHLQKPSILNELLDKHYYRDGSYIYVTDHYRKMLYNKDPAQIGTVVRNSPIRDSRTGSNGSRKMKNDQGRDMLVGYAVIPSNGWEVVVLRSTSETLKPLDSLMLSVLRHTLPAAILTLFCVWLLARLIAQPLWLLARSANKMDSISVSDDIRKIHSWYFEVVQLKQAMLIGIELLQKKIGKLRSEAQTDPLTGLLNRRGLEIILQLWLLSQKRFAVIALDIDHFKHINDTYGHDVGDNVIKYLAQFIRTSSRNTDTLCRSGGEEFLILLPETDLDIATDIAERLRQCTQDTQIPQVGHITISLGVALWSPEASEMTIERTFKMADKALYRAKQEGRNRVVTAPPETP, from the coding sequence ATGTTGTTAAAACTATTCAATCACATCGGATTACGACGACTCATCTTGCTCCTGTCCGTCACGAGCGCGCTGATTATGCTGGCGAACAGTTTTTATGCCAGTTACCGCGTGCAACGCCAACTGCTGATCGACAATACCCTGGAAGCCAATCGCGTATATGCCGCGAAGCTGGCGGCCACAACCGATACTTTCTTCAGAACATCCCTTCAACAATTGACTTATAGCGCTGACAAAGTTGCGGAAAAAATGGATGACATTGGCACCCTGAACGAAGAAACCAAACGTGTCACATTACAAAGCCGCAGTTTTAACACGGTATCGATCGCCGATGAACATGGCGTAGTCAAATCGACCTTTCCCGAGGCGCCTCAATGGATAGGACAAAAGATCACCACGGCTGGCGTAAAGCAAGCCTTACAGAAAAAGACTCCGCTGATCAGTGCGCCTTACGTTTCCGTGGCGAATAACCTGATCGTACTGGTTTCAGTGCCGATATTTACCCGGGACGGACGCTACAAGGGGTTTATCGGTGGCGCCATTCACTTGCAAAAACCCAGTATTCTCAATGAATTGCTTGACAAACACTATTATCGGGACGGTTCTTACATCTATGTGACCGACCACTATAGAAAAATGCTGTACAACAAAGATCCTGCTCAAATCGGCACCGTCGTCCGCAACAGCCCGATAAGGGATAGCCGCACAGGCAGCAACGGCAGCCGGAAGATGAAGAATGATCAGGGTAGAGATATGCTCGTCGGCTACGCCGTGATTCCCTCCAACGGTTGGGAAGTGGTTGTGCTGCGTTCAACCAGTGAAACATTGAAGCCTCTGGACAGCCTGATGCTTAGCGTGTTACGGCATACTCTCCCAGCGGCTATTCTGACGCTATTCTGCGTTTGGTTGCTTGCCCGGCTCATTGCTCAACCGCTGTGGCTGCTGGCCCGTAGCGCCAATAAAATGGACTCGATCAGTGTTTCCGACGATATCCGAAAAATTCACTCCTGGTATTTTGAGGTGGTACAGCTCAAACAGGCGATGCTGATTGGCATCGAATTGTTACAGAAAAAAATCGGCAAGCTGCGCTCTGAAGCACAAACCGATCCCCTGACCGGTCTGCTCAATCGTCGGGGTCTGGAAATCATTCTGCAACTCTGGCTGCTCAGTCAGAAAAGGTTTGCCGTGATCGCGCTGGATATCGACCATTTCAAACATATCAACGACACATACGGCCACGACGTGGGCGACAACGTGATCAAATACCTTGCTCAGTTCATTCGCACCAGTTCACGTAATACGGACACCCTGTGCCGCAGCGGCGGCGAAGAATTTCTGATCCTGTTGCCGGAAACCGATCTGGATATCGCCACGGACATTGCCGAACGGCTTCGCCAGTGCACACAAGACACGCAGATCCCGCAGGTCGGTCATATCACCATCTCGCTGGGTGTCGCCCTGTGGTCGCCGGAAGCCAGTGAAATGACGATTGAACGCACCTTTAAAATGGCGGATAAAGCGCTATATAGAGCCAAGCAGGAGGGCCGTAATCGGGTTGTCACCGCCCCGCCAGAGACACCTTAG
- a CDS encoding ABC transporter ATP-binding protein has product MENKPILSVDNVIMQFGGLRAIDDVSFTLNQAEIFGLIGPNGAGKTTLFNVITSNYKPTSGMVMLGNEKITGLKPNQVVNRGIARTFQNIRLFNSMTVLENVLIGFDRAIHYSFIEAALHLGRFFSAEKRAKAQAMEILEYIGIAEHADSLATNLSYGNQRKVEIARALATSPTLLLLDEPAAGMNPRETNELAQLIFKMREDYKLTVLLIEHDMSFVNTLCERVLVLDYGKPLFSGTTHEAINNKEVIAAYLGDVDYA; this is encoded by the coding sequence ATGGAAAATAAACCTATTCTCAGTGTTGATAACGTCATTATGCAATTTGGCGGATTACGGGCTATTGATGACGTCAGCTTTACGCTGAATCAGGCGGAAATATTTGGCCTGATTGGGCCGAATGGCGCGGGAAAAACCACGTTATTTAATGTCATTACCTCAAACTATAAACCGACATCGGGAATGGTGATGTTGGGTAATGAAAAAATTACCGGATTAAAACCGAATCAGGTGGTCAATCGCGGCATTGCCCGTACTTTCCAGAATATTCGTTTATTCAATTCAATGACGGTGCTGGAAAACGTATTAATCGGATTTGATCGCGCCATTCATTACTCTTTTATTGAAGCGGCATTGCATCTGGGGCGTTTTTTCTCCGCGGAAAAACGGGCAAAAGCGCAGGCCATGGAAATTCTGGAATATATCGGGATTGCCGAACATGCCGATTCGCTGGCAACCAACCTGAGCTATGGCAATCAGCGCAAGGTGGAAATCGCCCGCGCGCTGGCGACCTCGCCCACGTTATTATTACTGGATGAGCCGGCGGCCGGGATGAACCCCAGAGAAACCAATGAACTGGCGCAACTGATTTTTAAAATGCGTGAGGATTATAAATTAACGGTGTTATTGATTGAGCATGACATGTCATTTGTTAATACCCTGTGCGAGCGGGTATTGGTGCTGGATTACGGCAAGCCGCTATTCAGTGGCACGACTCATGAGGCAATCAATAACAAAGAGGTGATCGCCGCCTATCTCGGAGACGTGGATTATGCTTAA
- a CDS encoding ABC transporter substrate-binding protein produces MNNKFVKLSLAAAWVSSVICANSALAAEVKIGVVLPLSGPLSGFGQPSQKGVELINSMEPTLKNGDTIKLVIIDDKSDKVEAANAMQRLVSSDKVDAVIGEVTSTNTMAMTKMAEDTKTPMVSPTATNDRVTRNRQYVSRVCFSDSFQGVVGANLASRDLGAKTAAIMFDSSNDYSVGLAKSFRTQFLKNGGTIPVEVQVPGGSKDFKAQLSTVKAKNVDMIYMPIYYTEAALIAVQAKQLGLKVPVVGGDGLAADQIFFTLGQDAVEGYMATDYYSPDAKEQTPAGEEFIKAWEEKYKEPTHTWGAMTADAYKMIVNGMNQCSNPKDRVCVNEKIRATNNFSGITGTLTLNNGDAIRSAVINEVKDGKMVFKTVVNP; encoded by the coding sequence ATGAATAACAAATTTGTCAAATTATCGTTAGCAGCAGCATGGGTTTCCTCCGTCATTTGCGCCAACAGCGCGCTGGCGGCTGAAGTAAAAATCGGGGTGGTTCTGCCGCTGAGCGGACCGCTGAGCGGTTTTGGGCAACCCTCCCAAAAAGGGGTTGAGCTGATTAACAGCATGGAGCCGACGCTGAAAAACGGCGATACGATTAAACTTGTCATTATTGACGACAAAAGCGACAAGGTTGAAGCGGCCAACGCCATGCAACGTCTGGTTTCCAGTGATAAAGTCGATGCGGTGATTGGCGAGGTCACCTCAACCAATACGATGGCAATGACCAAAATGGCTGAAGACACCAAAACCCCGATGGTTTCCCCGACCGCCACCAATGACCGCGTAACCCGCAACCGCCAGTATGTCAGCCGCGTATGCTTTTCCGATAGTTTCCAGGGCGTGGTGGGGGCGAATCTGGCGTCGCGCGATTTAGGGGCGAAAACCGCCGCCATCATGTTCGACAGCAGCAACGACTATTCCGTCGGTCTGGCGAAATCTTTCCGCACCCAGTTTCTCAAAAATGGCGGCACCATTCCCGTCGAAGTTCAGGTTCCGGGCGGCAGCAAGGATTTCAAAGCTCAACTCTCCACCGTCAAAGCCAAAAATGTCGATATGATCTATATGCCGATCTATTACACCGAAGCGGCGCTGATCGCGGTACAGGCCAAACAACTGGGGCTGAAGGTGCCGGTGGTCGGCGGTGATGGTCTGGCGGCTGACCAAATCTTCTTTACGCTTGGGCAGGATGCGGTTGAAGGCTATATGGCTACCGACTACTACTCGCCGGACGCCAAAGAACAGACGCCGGCAGGTGAGGAATTTATCAAAGCTTGGGAAGAGAAATATAAAGAGCCGACGCATACCTGGGGCGCCATGACTGCGGATGCTTACAAAATGATCGTCAACGGGATGAACCAGTGCAGCAATCCGAAAGACCGGGTTTGCGTGAATGAAAAAATTCGGGCCACCAATAACTTTAGCGGCATTACCGGTACGCTGACGCTGAACAACGGCGATGCCATCCGTAGCGCCGTTATCAACGAAGTCAAAGACGGAAAAATGGTCTTCAAGACGGTGGTTAACCCTTAA